The following proteins are co-located in the Lepus europaeus isolate LE1 chromosome 15, mLepTim1.pri, whole genome shotgun sequence genome:
- the LOC133774512 gene encoding ras-like protein family member 11A yields the protein MSGHFLLAPIPESSTDCFLPKDIKLAVLGAGLVGKSAMIVRFLTKRFLGDYEPNTGKLYSRLVYVEGDQLSLQIQDTPGGIQAQDGLSQAVDSLSKCVQWAEGFLLVYSITDYDSYQAMRPLCQLIRKVHPDSKAPVVTVGNRGDLQHARQVQTQNGVPLASELGSLFLEISTSENYEDVCDVFQHLCKEVSRAHSPAGERRRASVIPRPGSPNVQDPKQRFKQALSSKVKAASALG from the coding sequence ATGTCCGGGCACTTTCTGCTCGCTCCCATTCCCGAGTCCTCAACGGACTGCTTCCTGCCCAAGGACATCAAACTGGCTGTGCTGGGTGCCGGCCTCGTGGGAAAGAGTGCAATGATCGTGCGCTTCCTGACCAAGAGATTCCTTGGCGACTACGAACCGAATACAGGCAAGCTGTATTCACGACTCGTCTATGTGGAGGGGGACCAATTATCCCTGCAGATCCAGGACACTCCTGGGGGCATCCAGGCGCAGGATGGCCTCAGCCAGGCGGTGGATTCCCTGTCCAAATGTGTGCAGTGGGCCGAGGGCTTTCTTCTGGTCTATTCCATCACAGACTACGACAGCTACCAGGCCATGCGGCCCCTGTGCCAACTCATCCGGAAGGTCCACCCTGACTCCAAAGCCCCCGTCGTCACTGTGGGCAATAGGGGCGACCTCCAGCATGCTCGGCAGGTGCAAACGCAGAATGGCGTTCCGCTCGCCAGCGAGCTGGGCAGCCTGTTCCTTGAGATCTCCACCAGCGAGAACTACGAAGACGTCTGTGACGTGTTTCAGCACCTGTGCAAGGAAGTGAGCAGAGCGCACAGCCCGGCCGGGGAGCGGCGGAGGGCCTCCGTCATCCCCCGGCCCGGCTCGCCCAATGTGCAGGACCCGAAACAGCGCTTCAAGCAGGCTCTGTCTTCCAAAGTCAAGGCTGCCTCTGCGCTGGGGTGA